The following nucleotide sequence is from Streptomyces sp. NBC_00239.
GACGACGTCGCGCCCTCCGACGACGTCGCGCCCTCCGACGACGTCGCGTCCTCCGGCGACGCCGGGGGCTCCGACGACGCCGGGCCGGCCGCCGACGACGACGGCTTCCAGGGCCTCGACCCGCACCGCGTCACCCTGCGCCCGCGGCTGTACTGGTTCAACGCCGGTCTCACCCTCGTCCTCCTCACCGCGATGATCATGGAGCTGCTGCCCATCCCGGTGCTGTTCCTGCTGGGCGCCGCGCTCGCGCTCACCGTCAACTTCCCGAAGATGAACGAGCAGAAGGCCCGCATCGCCGCGCACTCCGAGAACGTGCTCAACGTCGCCGGCATGGTCTTCGCGGCCGCCGTGTTCACGGGCGTGCTCACCGGCACCGGCATGGTCAAGGACATGGCCGACTGGCTGGTCGGCGCCATCCCCGAGGGCATGGGCCCGCACATGGCGCTGGTCACCGGCCTGCTCAGCCTCCCGCTGACGTACTTCATGTCCAACGACGGCTTCTACTTCGGCGTGTTGCCGGTCCTCGCCGAGGCGGGCGCCGCGCACGGGGTCTCGTCCCTGGAGATCGCCCGCGCCTCCCTGGTCGGGCAGGCCCTGCACATGTCGAGCCCGCTGGTCCCGGCCGTGTACGTACTCGTCGGGATGGCCAAGGTCGAGTTCGGCGACCACACCCGCTTCACCGTGAAGTGGGCGGCACTCACCTCGCTGGTGGTGCTGGGGGCGGGGATGCTTTTCGGCATCATCTAGCACTGGCGCCCGCAAAACTATCGGCGCTAGTTTGTAGGGTGTCCGCGAGGTTCCACGCGCTCGTGCTCGGGAGGCATGCGATGAAGGCCCACGACGGGATGTACATCGGCGGAGACTGGCGGCCCGCCGCCGGCCGCGACCGGATCGAGGTCGTCAACCCGGCCGACGAGCAGGTCATCGCAGCGGTCCCGGCCGGCACGGCCGAGGACGTGGACGCGGCCGTACGGGCGGCCCGCGCCGCCTTCCCGGGCTGGGCCGCCACCCCGGCCGCCGACCGCGCCGACCTGATCGGGGCGCTCCGCGATGTCCTGGTCGCCCGTAAGGACGAGTTCACGCAGACCATCACGGCGGAGCTGGGCGCGCCGCTCGGCTTCTCCGGGACGGTGCACGTCGGCGCCCCCGTCGCGGTGGCCTCCTCGATGGCCGAGCTGGCGGCCTCGTACGCCTTCGAGGAGGAGATCGGGGACTCCACCGTGCTCCTCGAACCGGTCGGCGTGGTCGGTGCCATCACCCCCTGGAACTACCCGCTGCACCAGATCGTTGCCAAGGTGGCACCCGCACTCGCCGCAGGCTGCACGGTCGTCCTCAAGCCCGCCGAGGACACCCCGCTGACCGCACAGCTCTTCGCCGAGGCCGTCCACGAGGCCGGCGTGCCGGCAGGCGTCTTCAACCTGGTGACCGGGACCGGCCCGGTAGCCGGCCAGGCGCTCGCCGCCCACCCCGACGTCGACCTCGTCTCCTTCACCGGTTCCACCGCGGTCGGCCGCCAGGTCGGCGCCACCGCAGGAGCCGCGGTCAAGCGCGTCGCCCTCGAACTGGGCGGCAAATCGGCCAATGTCATCCTGCCCGGTGCCGACCTGGCCAAGGCGGTCGGCACCGGTGTCGGCCACGTCATGAACAACTCCGGGCAGAGCTGCAACGCGCTCACCCGCATGCTCGTCCACCGCGACCAGTACGAGGAGGCCGTCACCCTCGCCGCCGCCGCGGTCGCCCGCTACCCCGTCGGCGACCCGTGCGACGAGGCCACCCGCCTGGGCCCGGTCGTCAACGCGAAGCAGCGCGACCGGGTGCGCGGCTACATCGCGCAGGGCGTCGAGGAAGGCGCGCGCCTCGTCGCAGGCGGCACCGAAGCCCCGCACGCCCGGGGCTACTACATCGCCCCGACCGTGTTCGCCGACGTCACCCCCGAGATGGCCATCGCGCAGGAGGAGATCTTCGGCCCGGTCCTGTCGATCCTGCCGTACGAGGACGAGGACGACGCCCTGCGCATCGCCAACGGCACGGTGTACGGCCTCGGCGGCGCGGTCTGGGCGGCGGACCGGGAGCAGGCCGTCGCCTTCGCGCGCCGCATGGACACCGGCCAGGTGGACATCAACGGCGGCCGCTTCAACCCGCTCGCGCCCTTCGGCGGCTACAAGCAGTCGGGCGTGGGCCGCGAGCTGGGCCCGCACGGCCTCGCCGAGTACCTCCAGACCAAGTCCCTGCAGTTCTGAGCCGCTCACCGTCCGAGCCACTCACGTCCGAGCCACGTAAACACGGAGACGACGAACATGGTCCGCGCCGCCATACTGCCCGCCGTCGGAGCCCCGCTGGAGATAGCGGAGATCGTCCTGCCCGAGCCCGGCCCCGGCCAGGTCCGGGTCCGCCTCGCCGCCGCCGGGGTCTGCCACTCCGACCTCTCGCTCACCAACGGCACCATGCGGGTACCGGTCCCCGCCGTCCTCGGCCACGAGGGCTCCGGCACCGTCCTCGCCGTCGGTCCCGGGGTCACGCACGTCGCCCCCGGCGACGGCGTCGTCCTCAACTGGGCGCCGTCCTGCGGCCGGTGCCACCACTGCCGGATCGGGGAGGTCTGGCTGTGCGCCGAGGCCCTGACCGGCGTCGGCGCCGTGTACGCGCACACCACCGACGGCGCCGCGCTGCACCCGGGGCTGAACGTCGCCGCGTTCGCCGAGGAGACGGTCGTCGCCGCGAACTGCGTGCTGCCCGCACCCGCCGGGGTCCCGCTCGAAGAAGCCGCGCTGCTCGGCTGCGCCGTCCTCACCGGCTACGGCGCGGTGCACCACTCGGCGCGGGTGCGCGCCGGCGAGTCGGTGGCCGTCTTCGGCGCCGGCGGCGTGGGCCTGGCCGCGCTCCAGGCAGCCCGGATCGCCGGCGCCGGCCCGATCGTCGCCGTCGACGTGTCCCCGGCGAAGGAGGAGCTGGCCCGCGCCGCCGGGGCCACCGAGTTCGTGGTGGCCTCCGCGACCACCGCCAAGGAAGTCCGCGCGCTCACCGGCGGGCAGGGCGCCGACGTCGCCGTCGAGTGCGTGGGCCGCGCCGAGACCATCCGGGCGGCCTGGGACGCGACCCGGCGCGGCGGCCGCACCACGGTCGTCGGCATCGGCGGCAAGGAGCAGCAGGTCACGTTCCACGCCCTGGAGATCTTCCACTTCGCCCGGACCCTCTCGGGCTGCGTCTACGGCAACTGCGACCCGGCCCGCGACCTGCCGGTCCTCGCCGACCACGTCCGGGCCGGCCGCCTCGACCTGGGGGCCCTGGTGACGGACCGGATCGCCCTCGACGGGATTCCGGCCGCCTTCGAGGCCATGCTCGCGGGCAAGGGCGGCCGCTCCCTCGTCGTGTTCTGACCCGCCGGCGGGTGGCACCCCCCCCCGACCCGAGGGCGCCACCCGCCGAAAAGCCGGAAACCCCAGAACTCCCGAAACTCCGAACCCCTGGAAAGCCAGAAACCCAGAAACCCGGATACCCGGAGGCTCTACGGGCCCTCGCGGCGGCCCTCGTGGCCCTCGCGGCCGTCCGGCGTCTCCGCCGCGCCCCGCGGCAGTGCCGCGAACTGCAGCGCGAGCCCGTCCAACAAGGCCGCGAGGCCCGTTTCGAACGCGCCCTCGTCCACCGCCCGCTGCCGCTCGGCCAGCAGGTGGGCCTGGCCCAGGTGCGGATAGTCCGCCGGGTCGTACGCCGTTTCGTCGTCCACGAAACCCCGGGCGAACGAACCCACCGCCGAGCCCAGGATGAAGTACCGCATCAGCGCGCCGATCCGGGTGGCCTGCGCGGGCGGCCAGCCCGCCGCCGTCATCGCCCCGAACACCGCGTCCGCCAGCCGCAGTCCGGCCGGCCGTCGCCCCGGCCCCCGCGCGAGTACGGGCACGATGTGCGGGTGGTCGGCCAGCGCGCCGCGGTAGGAGTGCGCCCAGTCGTGCAGCGCCGTCCGCCAGTCGCGGCCGTCGTCCGGCTCGAACATCGACAGGTCCACCCGCGCGCTCACCGCGTCGGCGACCGCCTCCAGGATCTCGTCCTTGGTGCGGAAGTGGTTGTAGAGCGAGGGCCCGCTGACGCCGAGCGCGGCGGCCAGCCGCCGGGTCGAGACCGCCTCCAGCCCCTCCGCGTCCACGAGGGCGCCCGCCGCCTCGACGATGCGGTCTCTGCTCAGGAGGGGCTTGCGCGGTCGGGCCATGCGCCACATAGTAGGGCCTGCCCGCCATAAACTAGCGCCGCTAATTAACTTCCTCCGCACCGCGGCGCACCGACCCGCGAGGTGGCCATGAATCTGGAGCTCAGCGAGGAGCAGGCCGCGGTCCGCGCGCTCGCCCGGGACTTCGTGGAACGAGAGATCGCCCCGCACGCCGCCGCCTGGGACCGCGCCGAGGGCGTGGACCGGGCCGTCGTGAAGAAGCTCGGCGGCCTCGGCTTCCTCGGCCTGACGGTTCCTGAGGAGTACGGCGGCAGCGGCGGCGACCACCTCTCGTACGTGCTGGTCACCGAGGAGCTGGGCCGCGGCGATTCGGCCGTGCGCGGGATCGTCTCCGTCTCCCTCGGCCTGGTGGCCAAGACCATCGCAGCATGGGGTGACGAGCGGCAGAAGCGGACCTGGCTGCCCCGGCTCTGCTCCGGCGAGGCCCTCGGCTGCTTCGGCCTGACCGAACCGGGCACCGGTTCCGACGCGGGCAGCCTCACCACCCGGGCGGTCCGCGACGGGGACGCGTACCGGATCACCGGCGGCAAGATGTTCATCACCAACGGCACCTGGGCCGACCTGGTGCTGCTCTTCGCACGCACCGGTGAGGAGCCCGGCCACCGCGGGATCTCGGCGTTCCTCGTCCCCGCCGACAGTCCGGGCCTGACCCGCCGCGAGATCCACGGCAAGCTCGGCCTGCGCGGCCAGGCCACCGCCGAGCTGGTGCTGGACGACGTACGGGTGCCCGCCTCGGCGCTGCTCGGGCCCGCGGGCAAGGGGTTCTCCATCGCGATGTCCGCCCTCGCCAAGGGGCGGATGTCGGTGGCCGCCGGCTGCGTCGGCATCGCCCAGGCGGCCTTGGACGCGGCCCTCGCGTACGCCGGACAGCGCGAGCAGTTCGGCCGGAGCATCGCCCACCACCAGCTGGTCCAGGAGCTGATCGCCGACATCGCCGTGGACGTGGACGCGGCCCGGATGCTCACCTGGCGGGTCGCCGATCTGATCGACCGGGGGCGGCCGTTCGCCACCGAGTCGTCCACCGCCAAGCTCTTCGCCTCCGAAGCGGCCGTCCGCGCCGCGAGCAACGCCCTCCAGGTGCACGGCGGTTACGGCTACATCGACGAGTACCCGGCCGGGAAGCTGCTGCGCGACGCCCGCGTGATGACCCTGTACGAGGGCACCAGCCAGATCCAGAAACTCGTCATCGGCCGTGCCCTCACCGGGATTTCGGCCTTCTGAGTACCGCCCCAGGCCCGCCTGAGTATCCGCGCGGATGGGCCGGCCGCCACGGCCGCCGGATGCTGGACCCATGAACGAGACACCGGTCAGGCAGCAGAACACGGGGGCGTACTACGGCCAGGCCGTCGCCTCCTTCGGGATCGCGCTCGGCGCCGTCGCCATGGGGATCTACAACCTCGACGCGGACGCCTGGGTGCGGTCCTTCCTCGGCATCGCCGTCCTCTACCTCACGACCTCCGCCTTCACGCTCGCCAAGGTGATCCGGGACAGGCAGGAGGCCGGCCAGATCGTCAGCCGGGTGGACCAGGCCCGGATGGAGAAGATCATGACGGACTACGACCCCTACCAGCCGAAAATCTAAGCGCTTGCTCACCCTCCGGTAAGGTGTTCACCTCCACACGGCGACGAGGGTGAGCGAGCAATGGACAGCGCGGCGGAGACCGACGGCTACCAGGCGTGGTCGGAGGTCACTCCGGACGCCGCGCGGCGCCTGCTCGTCGCGGCGGTGGAGGCCTTCGCCGAGCGCGGTTACCACGCCACCACCACGCGGGACATCGCCGGGCGGGCCGGGATGAGCCCGGCCGCGCTCTACATCCACTACAAGACCAAGGAAGAGCTGCTCCACCGGATCAGCCGGATCGGGCACGACAAGGCCCTGGAGCTCCTGGAGACGGCCGCGGACGGCCCCGGCACCGCCGCCGAGCGGCTCGACGCCGCCGTCCGGTCCTTCGTACGGTGGCACGCAGGGCACCACACCACCGCACGGGTGGTCCAGTACGAGCTCGATGCTCTCGGTCCGGAGCACCGCTCCGAAATCGTGGCACTGCGCCGCCAGAGCGACGCGGCGGTCCGGCGGATCCTCGCCGACGGGGTGCGCGCGGGCGAGTTCGACGTCCCCGACCTGCCCGGCACCACCCTCGCCGTGCTGTCCCTCTGCATCGACGTGGCCCGCTGGTTCAGCACGGCCGGACACCGCACCCCCGACGAGGTCGGCGCGCTCTACGCCGACCTCGTCCTGCGCATGGTCGGAGCCCGGCAGTAGCGGCGGGCCCGGAAGCGGCCTCGGGGCCCGGAAGTCGTACCGGGACTCAGAAGTAGTAGCGGGAGACCGACTCCGCGACGCACACCGGCTTGTCGCCGCCCTCGCGCTCGACCGTGACGGTCGCGGTCACCTGGACCCCGCCGCCCGCGTCCGCCACCTCGGTGATCACCACGGTCGCCCGCAGCCGCGAGCCGACCGGCACAGGAGCCGGGAAACGCACCTTGTTCGTGCCGTAGTTGAGGCCCATCCGCATGCCCTCGACCCGCATCGTCCGCGGCACCAGGCTGGGCAGCAGGGACAGGGTCAGGTAGCCGTGCGCGATCGTCGAGCCGAACGGCCCGGTGGCCGCGCGCTCCGGGTCGACGTGGATCCACTGGTGGTCGCCGGTCGCGTCCGCGAAGAGGTCGATGCGCTTCTGGTCGACCTCCAGCCAGTCACTGGGGCCGAGCGGCTCGCCGATCCCGGCGCGGAGTTCGTCGGCGGACGTGAAGATCCTCGGCTCGGCCATGCCCTTGCCTCCCAGAGTGTGGAATAAGCGCTTGCTCAGCATGGTGGGGTGCCCTGCGTCTGTCAACGGACCTCCGTTCGGACGGTGTCGGCGCGGCCGTCTACCCTCGGGGAGTGCCGCAGATCCCAGAGAAGATCCACGAACTGACCGTCGGCCAGGTCGCCGCCCGTAGCGGCGCCGCGGTTTCCGCCCTGCACTTCTACGAGTCCAAGGGCCTGATCAGCAGCCGCCGCACCGCCGGCAACCAGCGCCGCTACACGCGTGACACGCTGCGCCGCGTCGCCTTCATCCGTGCCGCCCAGCGGGTCGGCATCCCCCTGGTCACCATCGGCGAGGCCCTCGCCAAGCTGCCTGAGGGGCGGACACCCAACCGTGAGGACTGGGCGCGGCTGTCCGAGGCGTGGCGGTCCGAACTCGACCACCGCATTCAGCAGCTGGGTCGGCTCCGCGACCACCTCACCGACTGCATCGGCTGCGGCTGCCTTTCGCTGGAGAACTGCGTCCTGTCCAACCCCGACGACACCTTCGGCCGCAACCTCACCGGCTCCCGCCTGTAGCGACGCCACCCGTCCGCCGCACGACCCCGTCCGCCGCGCGACCCGCTCGCGCGCCGACCCGGCAGGCCGGGGGTTGCCGTACCGAGCCATTGGACGACCCATGACGACACCTGACCCCGCGAAGCCCACCCCGTATGCGCCGTCCCCAGCGCTCGTCGCCGCCGTCCGCCGGATCGGGGACGTGTTCGCGGGGCACGTGAGCCGCGGCGAGACCGGCTGCGGGTACTGCCACGCGGAGTCGGACGTCGCGCTGCTGCGGGTCCCGGACGTGCCGCTGACCCGCGACGCCGTCTCGTACTTCCTGCACGAGGTCCCCAGCCACTACGACGACCATCCGGCGGTCATGCGCCGGCTGTTGCCCCAGGTCGCCGAAGGGCTGGCCGAGGGGTGGCTGCACGCCTGGGGGCACTTCCTGGCCGGGCTCGGCGCCAGCGGCTGGCGCGACTGGCCGGCCGACCAGGCCGCCGCACTGGCCGGCTTCCTGGACGCCTGGTGGACCGACACCCTGGCCGCCGAACAGCCGGTCCAGGACGCCGGCGACGTGTTCGAGTGCTGCGTGACCGTGCACTCCACCGTCACCCCGTACCTCGCCCGGTGGGCCGAGCAGCCCCTGGGCGGACCGGCCGACGCGCACCTGGACGCCTACCTGAGCACGTACATCGACGACCTGATCGGAGACGAGCCCACCGTGTTCGGCTCCTGGACGGACTCCACCCGCGAGGAGCCCGTCAACGAACTCCGGGCCTGGGTCCGGGAGAACGCTCCCGCGCGGCTGCGGGCCTGCGGCGCCGACCCGATGCTCCGCTTCAAGACCGGCCTGCTGGACCTGCCCTACGAGGACCGCTGGACCGACGAGATCTGGGACAGGGCCCCCGCCACCAGCTGAGCGTTCGAGGCCGCCGCCGACGGCACCGACGGACGCGGAGACTGCGGCACCGCCGGCCCGCCCGCCGCCGAACGCATCCCGTTCAGAGCCACCCGGGCCTTCACCTGGGCCTCTTCACCCGACCCGCCGCCCGGGCCGTCACGTCGGCCGTCACGTCACCCACACCCCCGTGCCGCGCCCGCCGGACCCGAGCCGGCCCCGGGTGCGTCGCCGGACGTGTCACGTCCCGCCCGTCACGGCCGGTCGCGGGACCACGATGCCGCAGCCGCGGCACACCGGTCCGTGCCAGGGTTCCGTCGCCGGCCGCGGGTGCGGCCACAGCAGTTCGGCCTCCCCGCACACCGGGCAGACCGTGCCGGGATCCTCCGCCTCCAGGGCCCGTACCAGCCGCCGCAGCACATCGGGGAGCGTGCCCTCGGGCCGTACGTCGGGATCGGCGCAGCGCACCACCGCGGGCTCCCCGTGCCACGCCCAGTCCGGGCGCCTGAGCCCGTGGTGCTTCTCCCGGCGCCGCCGCTCCGCGAACTCCCTCTCGTACGCCAGCCAGACCCCGCGGGCCTCCTCCAGCTCCTCCAGGGCCGCCACCAGCCGCAGCGGGTCGGCCGCCCGGTCCTCGGGGCCGATGCCGTGCCGGTCGCACAGGTGCCACCAGGTCGCCCGGTGCCCGTACGGGGCGAAGCGCTCCAGGCAGCGGCGCAGGGAATGGCGCCGCAGGGCCCGGTCGTTGCGGACGTCGCGTACCTGGC
It contains:
- a CDS encoding MaoC family dehydratase translates to MAEPRIFTSADELRAGIGEPLGPSDWLEVDQKRIDLFADATGDHQWIHVDPERAATGPFGSTIAHGYLTLSLLPSLVPRTMRVEGMRMGLNYGTNKVRFPAPVPVGSRLRATVVITEVADAGGGVQVTATVTVEREGGDKPVCVAESVSRYYF
- a CDS encoding YiaA/YiaB family inner membrane protein, with the protein product MNETPVRQQNTGAYYGQAVASFGIALGAVAMGIYNLDADAWVRSFLGIAVLYLTTSAFTLAKVIRDRQEAGQIVSRVDQARMEKIMTDYDPYQPKI
- a CDS encoding Zn-dependent alcohol dehydrogenase, which translates into the protein MVRAAILPAVGAPLEIAEIVLPEPGPGQVRVRLAAAGVCHSDLSLTNGTMRVPVPAVLGHEGSGTVLAVGPGVTHVAPGDGVVLNWAPSCGRCHHCRIGEVWLCAEALTGVGAVYAHTTDGAALHPGLNVAAFAEETVVAANCVLPAPAGVPLEEAALLGCAVLTGYGAVHHSARVRAGESVAVFGAGGVGLAALQAARIAGAGPIVAVDVSPAKEELARAAGATEFVVASATTAKEVRALTGGQGADVAVECVGRAETIRAAWDATRRGGRTTVVGIGGKEQQVTFHALEIFHFARTLSGCVYGNCDPARDLPVLADHVRAGRLDLGALVTDRIALDGIPAAFEAMLAGKGGRSLVVF
- a CDS encoding TetR/AcrR family transcriptional regulator; its protein translation is MARPRKPLLSRDRIVEAAGALVDAEGLEAVSTRRLAAALGVSGPSLYNHFRTKDEILEAVADAVSARVDLSMFEPDDGRDWRTALHDWAHSYRGALADHPHIVPVLARGPGRRPAGLRLADAVFGAMTAAGWPPAQATRIGALMRYFILGSAVGSFARGFVDDETAYDPADYPHLGQAHLLAERQRAVDEGAFETGLAALLDGLALQFAALPRGAAETPDGREGHEGRREGP
- a CDS encoding acyl-CoA dehydrogenase family protein — encoded protein: MNLELSEEQAAVRALARDFVEREIAPHAAAWDRAEGVDRAVVKKLGGLGFLGLTVPEEYGGSGGDHLSYVLVTEELGRGDSAVRGIVSVSLGLVAKTIAAWGDERQKRTWLPRLCSGEALGCFGLTEPGTGSDAGSLTTRAVRDGDAYRITGGKMFITNGTWADLVLLFARTGEEPGHRGISAFLVPADSPGLTRREIHGKLGLRGQATAELVLDDVRVPASALLGPAGKGFSIAMSALAKGRMSVAAGCVGIAQAALDAALAYAGQREQFGRSIAHHQLVQELIADIAVDVDAARMLTWRVADLIDRGRPFATESSTAKLFASEAAVRAASNALQVHGGYGYIDEYPAGKLLRDARVMTLYEGTSQIQKLVIGRALTGISAF
- a CDS encoding aldehyde dehydrogenase family protein yields the protein MKAHDGMYIGGDWRPAAGRDRIEVVNPADEQVIAAVPAGTAEDVDAAVRAARAAFPGWAATPAADRADLIGALRDVLVARKDEFTQTITAELGAPLGFSGTVHVGAPVAVASSMAELAASYAFEEEIGDSTVLLEPVGVVGAITPWNYPLHQIVAKVAPALAAGCTVVLKPAEDTPLTAQLFAEAVHEAGVPAGVFNLVTGTGPVAGQALAAHPDVDLVSFTGSTAVGRQVGATAGAAVKRVALELGGKSANVILPGADLAKAVGTGVGHVMNNSGQSCNALTRMLVHRDQYEEAVTLAAAAVARYPVGDPCDEATRLGPVVNAKQRDRVRGYIAQGVEEGARLVAGGTEAPHARGYYIAPTVFADVTPEMAIAQEEIFGPVLSILPYEDEDDALRIANGTVYGLGGAVWAADREQAVAFARRMDTGQVDINGGRFNPLAPFGGYKQSGVGRELGPHGLAEYLQTKSLQF
- the soxR gene encoding redox-sensitive transcriptional activator SoxR, with amino-acid sequence MPQIPEKIHELTVGQVAARSGAAVSALHFYESKGLISSRRTAGNQRRYTRDTLRRVAFIRAAQRVGIPLVTIGEALAKLPEGRTPNREDWARLSEAWRSELDHRIQQLGRLRDHLTDCIGCGCLSLENCVLSNPDDTFGRNLTGSRL
- a CDS encoding TetR/AcrR family transcriptional regulator, yielding MDSAAETDGYQAWSEVTPDAARRLLVAAVEAFAERGYHATTTRDIAGRAGMSPAALYIHYKTKEELLHRISRIGHDKALELLETAADGPGTAAERLDAAVRSFVRWHAGHHTTARVVQYELDALGPEHRSEIVALRRQSDAAVRRILADGVRAGEFDVPDLPGTTLAVLSLCIDVARWFSTAGHRTPDEVGALYADLVLRMVGARQ